Proteins encoded together in one Panthera uncia isolate 11264 chromosome A2, Puncia_PCG_1.0, whole genome shotgun sequence window:
- the LOC125929020 gene encoding zinc finger protein 14-like isoform X2, translated as MDSVAFEDVTVKFTMEEWALLDPSQKKLYRDVMQETFRNLASIVCISEEKWEVYDSEDRDENHGTHLIQMVGRLCKCKECSQYEGLFGQIPNRNPKKRTPTGIKLGKCPLCGQAFMHHSSFNKHLRSHAGHKLYEYQEGEEKPYKCKRCGKSFKHRQSIRMHERSHSGQRPYECKHCGKAFICRNYFQIHQRAHSGEKPYKCTECGKSFSYSSNLRKHERTHVGEESSECKQCGKAFSCVRSFRIHERIHSAKKPKECTKCGKTFSYSSNLHKHERSHNGEKLYERKEGGKALHSLTKFRRPAIKHNGDGLYKCKECGKAFRCPKNCRSHEMTHSGVKPYECKECGKAFSSPRSLGKHRRIHTATKPHECKECGKAFRYPSSLRNHERTHTGEKPYKCKECGKAFSCPNYFRIHERTHTGVKPYECKQCGRAFSCPQSFRIHEKTHSAEKPYECAKCGKVFRYSSNLRKHERSHTDDKRYECKLCGKAFSSHYYVQKHERTHTGEKPYECKECGKGFIFRSGVRSHMVIHTGDGPYKCKKCKKAFISPSSLRTHERTHTGEKPYQCKTCSKTFSLTNSLRNHERTHT; from the exons GACTCGGTGGCCTTTGAGGATGTGACTGTGAAGTTCACCATGGAGGAGTGGGCCCTCCTGGATCCATCCCAGAAGAAACTCTACAGAGATGTGATGCAGGAAACCTTCAGGAACCTGGCCTCAATAG TatgtatttcagaagaaaaatgggaagtCTATGACAGCGAAGATCGGGATGAGAATCATGGGACACATCTAAT TCAAATGGTAGGAAGACTCTGTAAATGTAAAGAATGTAGCCAGTATGAAGGACTCTTCGGCCAGATTCCAAATCGGAATCCGAAGAAGAGAACTCCTACTGGAATAAAACTAGGTAAATGCCCTTTGTGTGGACAGGCGTTCATGCATCATTCATCTTTTAACAAGCACCTGAGATCTCACGCTGGACACAAACTATATGAGTATCAAGAAGGTGAAGAGAAGCCTTATAAATGTAAGCGTTGTGGGAAATCCTTCAAGCATCGCCAATCTATTCGAATGCACGAAAGGTCGCACAGTGGACAGAGGCCCTATGAATGTAAGCACTGTGGGAAAGCTTTCATTTGTCGCAATTACTTTCAAATTCATCAaagggcacacagtggggaaaaGCCCTACAAATGTACAGAATGTGGTAAAAGCTTTAGTTATTCAAGTAACTTACGTAAACACGAAAGGACTCACGTTGGAGAGGAATCTAGTGAATGTAAGCAATGTGGTAAAGCTTTCAGTTGTGTCAGGTCCTTTCGAATACACGAAAGGATACACAGTGCGAAAAAGCCCAAGGAATGTACAAAATGTGGTAAAACCTTCAGTTACTCAAGTAATTTACATAAGCATGAGAGAAGTCATAATGGGGAGAAACTCTATGAACGTAAGGAAGGTGGGAAAGCCTTGCATTCCCTCACCAAATTTCGAAGACCCGCGATCAAGCACAATGGAGACGGACTTTATAAATGTAaggagtgtgggaaagccttcaggtGTCCCAAAAACTGTCGTAGTCATGAAATGACACACAGCGGAGTAAAGCcgtatgaatgtaaggaatgtggtaAAGCTTTCAGCTCTCCCAGGTCCcttggaaaacacagaagaatTCATACTGCAACAAAGCCTCacgaatgtaaggaatgtggtaAGGCTTTTCGTTATCCCAGTTCCCTTCGAAATCATGAAAGAACTCATACGGGGGAGAAACCTTATAagtgtaaggaatgtgggaaagcttttaGTTGTCCCAATTATTTTCGAATTCATGAAAGAACTCACACTGGAGTAAAACCATATGAATGTAAGCAGTGTGGAAGAGCTTTCAGCTGTCCCCAGTCCTTTCGGATACACGAAAAGACGCATAGCGCAGAAAAGCCCTACGAATGTGCAAAATGCGGTAAAGTCTTCAGGTACTCCAGTAACTTACGCAAACATGAGAGATCTCATACCGATGATAAACGCTATGAATGTAAACTATGCGGTAAGGCCTTCAGCAGTCACTACTATGttcaaaaacatgaaagaactcacactggagaaaaaccctatgaatgtaaggaatgtgggaaaggcTTCATTTTTCGCTCAGGTGTTCGATCGCACATGGTAATCCACACTGGAGATGGGCCTTATAAatgtaagaaatgtaaaaaagcgtttatttctcccagttcatTACGAACACATGAAAgaactcacactggagagaaaccttatcaATGTAAAACTTGTAGTAAAACCTTCAGTCTTACAAATTCCTTACGAAATCATGAAAGAACTCATACATGA
- the LOC125929020 gene encoding zinc finger protein 709-like isoform X1, which translates to MDSVAFEDVTVKFTMEEWALLDPSQKKLYRDVMQETFRNLASIVCISEEKWEVYDSEDRDENHGTHLISQMVGRLCKCKECSQYEGLFGQIPNRNPKKRTPTGIKLGKCPLCGQAFMHHSSFNKHLRSHAGHKLYEYQEGEEKPYKCKRCGKSFKHRQSIRMHERSHSGQRPYECKHCGKAFICRNYFQIHQRAHSGEKPYKCTECGKSFSYSSNLRKHERTHVGEESSECKQCGKAFSCVRSFRIHERIHSAKKPKECTKCGKTFSYSSNLHKHERSHNGEKLYERKEGGKALHSLTKFRRPAIKHNGDGLYKCKECGKAFRCPKNCRSHEMTHSGVKPYECKECGKAFSSPRSLGKHRRIHTATKPHECKECGKAFRYPSSLRNHERTHTGEKPYKCKECGKAFSCPNYFRIHERTHTGVKPYECKQCGRAFSCPQSFRIHEKTHSAEKPYECAKCGKVFRYSSNLRKHERSHTDDKRYECKLCGKAFSSHYYVQKHERTHTGEKPYECKECGKGFIFRSGVRSHMVIHTGDGPYKCKKCKKAFISPSSLRTHERTHTGEKPYQCKTCSKTFSLTNSLRNHERTHT; encoded by the exons GACTCGGTGGCCTTTGAGGATGTGACTGTGAAGTTCACCATGGAGGAGTGGGCCCTCCTGGATCCATCCCAGAAGAAACTCTACAGAGATGTGATGCAGGAAACCTTCAGGAACCTGGCCTCAATAG TatgtatttcagaagaaaaatgggaagtCTATGACAGCGAAGATCGGGATGAGAATCATGGGACACATCTAAT CAGTCAAATGGTAGGAAGACTCTGTAAATGTAAAGAATGTAGCCAGTATGAAGGACTCTTCGGCCAGATTCCAAATCGGAATCCGAAGAAGAGAACTCCTACTGGAATAAAACTAGGTAAATGCCCTTTGTGTGGACAGGCGTTCATGCATCATTCATCTTTTAACAAGCACCTGAGATCTCACGCTGGACACAAACTATATGAGTATCAAGAAGGTGAAGAGAAGCCTTATAAATGTAAGCGTTGTGGGAAATCCTTCAAGCATCGCCAATCTATTCGAATGCACGAAAGGTCGCACAGTGGACAGAGGCCCTATGAATGTAAGCACTGTGGGAAAGCTTTCATTTGTCGCAATTACTTTCAAATTCATCAaagggcacacagtggggaaaaGCCCTACAAATGTACAGAATGTGGTAAAAGCTTTAGTTATTCAAGTAACTTACGTAAACACGAAAGGACTCACGTTGGAGAGGAATCTAGTGAATGTAAGCAATGTGGTAAAGCTTTCAGTTGTGTCAGGTCCTTTCGAATACACGAAAGGATACACAGTGCGAAAAAGCCCAAGGAATGTACAAAATGTGGTAAAACCTTCAGTTACTCAAGTAATTTACATAAGCATGAGAGAAGTCATAATGGGGAGAAACTCTATGAACGTAAGGAAGGTGGGAAAGCCTTGCATTCCCTCACCAAATTTCGAAGACCCGCGATCAAGCACAATGGAGACGGACTTTATAAATGTAaggagtgtgggaaagccttcaggtGTCCCAAAAACTGTCGTAGTCATGAAATGACACACAGCGGAGTAAAGCcgtatgaatgtaaggaatgtggtaAAGCTTTCAGCTCTCCCAGGTCCcttggaaaacacagaagaatTCATACTGCAACAAAGCCTCacgaatgtaaggaatgtggtaAGGCTTTTCGTTATCCCAGTTCCCTTCGAAATCATGAAAGAACTCATACGGGGGAGAAACCTTATAagtgtaaggaatgtgggaaagcttttaGTTGTCCCAATTATTTTCGAATTCATGAAAGAACTCACACTGGAGTAAAACCATATGAATGTAAGCAGTGTGGAAGAGCTTTCAGCTGTCCCCAGTCCTTTCGGATACACGAAAAGACGCATAGCGCAGAAAAGCCCTACGAATGTGCAAAATGCGGTAAAGTCTTCAGGTACTCCAGTAACTTACGCAAACATGAGAGATCTCATACCGATGATAAACGCTATGAATGTAAACTATGCGGTAAGGCCTTCAGCAGTCACTACTATGttcaaaaacatgaaagaactcacactggagaaaaaccctatgaatgtaaggaatgtgggaaaggcTTCATTTTTCGCTCAGGTGTTCGATCGCACATGGTAATCCACACTGGAGATGGGCCTTATAAatgtaagaaatgtaaaaaagcgtttatttctcccagttcatTACGAACACATGAAAgaactcacactggagagaaaccttatcaATGTAAAACTTGTAGTAAAACCTTCAGTCTTACAAATTCCTTACGAAATCATGAAAGAACTCATACATGA
- the LOC125929020 gene encoding zinc finger protein 709-like isoform X3, with translation MEEWALLDPSQKKLYRDVMQETFRNLASIVCISEEKWEVYDSEDRDENHGTHLISQMVGRLCKCKECSQYEGLFGQIPNRNPKKRTPTGIKLGKCPLCGQAFMHHSSFNKHLRSHAGHKLYEYQEGEEKPYKCKRCGKSFKHRQSIRMHERSHSGQRPYECKHCGKAFICRNYFQIHQRAHSGEKPYKCTECGKSFSYSSNLRKHERTHVGEESSECKQCGKAFSCVRSFRIHERIHSAKKPKECTKCGKTFSYSSNLHKHERSHNGEKLYERKEGGKALHSLTKFRRPAIKHNGDGLYKCKECGKAFRCPKNCRSHEMTHSGVKPYECKECGKAFSSPRSLGKHRRIHTATKPHECKECGKAFRYPSSLRNHERTHTGEKPYKCKECGKAFSCPNYFRIHERTHTGVKPYECKQCGRAFSCPQSFRIHEKTHSAEKPYECAKCGKVFRYSSNLRKHERSHTDDKRYECKLCGKAFSSHYYVQKHERTHTGEKPYECKECGKGFIFRSGVRSHMVIHTGDGPYKCKKCKKAFISPSSLRTHERTHTGEKPYQCKTCSKTFSLTNSLRNHERTHT, from the exons ATGGAGGAGTGGGCCCTCCTGGATCCATCCCAGAAGAAACTCTACAGAGATGTGATGCAGGAAACCTTCAGGAACCTGGCCTCAATAG TatgtatttcagaagaaaaatgggaagtCTATGACAGCGAAGATCGGGATGAGAATCATGGGACACATCTAAT CAGTCAAATGGTAGGAAGACTCTGTAAATGTAAAGAATGTAGCCAGTATGAAGGACTCTTCGGCCAGATTCCAAATCGGAATCCGAAGAAGAGAACTCCTACTGGAATAAAACTAGGTAAATGCCCTTTGTGTGGACAGGCGTTCATGCATCATTCATCTTTTAACAAGCACCTGAGATCTCACGCTGGACACAAACTATATGAGTATCAAGAAGGTGAAGAGAAGCCTTATAAATGTAAGCGTTGTGGGAAATCCTTCAAGCATCGCCAATCTATTCGAATGCACGAAAGGTCGCACAGTGGACAGAGGCCCTATGAATGTAAGCACTGTGGGAAAGCTTTCATTTGTCGCAATTACTTTCAAATTCATCAaagggcacacagtggggaaaaGCCCTACAAATGTACAGAATGTGGTAAAAGCTTTAGTTATTCAAGTAACTTACGTAAACACGAAAGGACTCACGTTGGAGAGGAATCTAGTGAATGTAAGCAATGTGGTAAAGCTTTCAGTTGTGTCAGGTCCTTTCGAATACACGAAAGGATACACAGTGCGAAAAAGCCCAAGGAATGTACAAAATGTGGTAAAACCTTCAGTTACTCAAGTAATTTACATAAGCATGAGAGAAGTCATAATGGGGAGAAACTCTATGAACGTAAGGAAGGTGGGAAAGCCTTGCATTCCCTCACCAAATTTCGAAGACCCGCGATCAAGCACAATGGAGACGGACTTTATAAATGTAaggagtgtgggaaagccttcaggtGTCCCAAAAACTGTCGTAGTCATGAAATGACACACAGCGGAGTAAAGCcgtatgaatgtaaggaatgtggtaAAGCTTTCAGCTCTCCCAGGTCCcttggaaaacacagaagaatTCATACTGCAACAAAGCCTCacgaatgtaaggaatgtggtaAGGCTTTTCGTTATCCCAGTTCCCTTCGAAATCATGAAAGAACTCATACGGGGGAGAAACCTTATAagtgtaaggaatgtgggaaagcttttaGTTGTCCCAATTATTTTCGAATTCATGAAAGAACTCACACTGGAGTAAAACCATATGAATGTAAGCAGTGTGGAAGAGCTTTCAGCTGTCCCCAGTCCTTTCGGATACACGAAAAGACGCATAGCGCAGAAAAGCCCTACGAATGTGCAAAATGCGGTAAAGTCTTCAGGTACTCCAGTAACTTACGCAAACATGAGAGATCTCATACCGATGATAAACGCTATGAATGTAAACTATGCGGTAAGGCCTTCAGCAGTCACTACTATGttcaaaaacatgaaagaactcacactggagaaaaaccctatgaatgtaaggaatgtgggaaaggcTTCATTTTTCGCTCAGGTGTTCGATCGCACATGGTAATCCACACTGGAGATGGGCCTTATAAatgtaagaaatgtaaaaaagcgtttatttctcccagttcatTACGAACACATGAAAgaactcacactggagagaaaccttatcaATGTAAAACTTGTAGTAAAACCTTCAGTCTTACAAATTCCTTACGAAATCATGAAAGAACTCATACATGA
- the LOC125929020 gene encoding putative KRAB domain-containing protein ZNF788 isoform X4, whose translation MDSVAFEDVTVKFTMEEWALLDPSQKKLYRDVMQETFRNLASIGRDDDISCLLSQLEIQCNLLLSAILREKMERECFC comes from the coding sequence GACTCGGTGGCCTTTGAGGATGTGACTGTGAAGTTCACCATGGAGGAGTGGGCCCTCCTGGATCCATCCCAGAAGAAACTCTACAGAGATGTGATGCAGGAAACCTTCAGGAACCTGGCCTCAATAGGTAGGGACGACGACATTTCTTGCTTACTAAGTCAATTAGAGATCCAGTGTAACTTGCTCCTCAGTgctattttaagggaaaaaatggaaagggaatgTTTTTGTTAA